Proteins co-encoded in one Desulfoplanes formicivorans genomic window:
- a CDS encoding SAM hydrolase/SAM-dependent halogenase family protein, producing MAYKHVMREAPLVFLLTDFGIRDPYVAQMKAVILSHAPKAHIVDYTHHVRPFDIVQAGFFLWSGFAYFPQGSVIVAVVDPGVGTTRRIVLVAYHNRIIIAPDNGLTGLLLPEDGRGVRVFAAHVDQAATSRTFHGRDVFAPLAARVINGERLETLGEEIPPASLERSTWADSGRQGNRIWTHVLHVDGFGNCLLGLCINQWEGVLGKVRVLKGHPWGEGVIPVATYNDLQPGQTGILAGSQGVYELCMCQSSAARALHLKPGNRVELEVIS from the coding sequence ATGGCGTACAAACATGTGATGCGTGAAGCGCCTTTGGTTTTTCTCCTCACGGATTTCGGGATTCGTGATCCCTATGTGGCCCAGATGAAGGCGGTTATCCTGAGTCATGCTCCGAAAGCGCATATTGTGGATTACACCCATCATGTCAGGCCGTTTGACATAGTGCAGGCCGGATTTTTCCTCTGGTCCGGATTTGCTTATTTTCCCCAGGGCAGCGTGATTGTTGCGGTGGTTGATCCCGGGGTGGGCACAACCAGGCGGATTGTTCTTGTTGCCTACCACAACAGGATCATCATTGCTCCGGACAATGGCCTGACCGGTTTGCTGTTGCCCGAGGATGGCCGGGGAGTCAGGGTTTTTGCTGCTCATGTTGACCAGGCTGCCACAAGCCGGACTTTTCATGGCAGGGACGTATTTGCCCCCTTGGCGGCCAGGGTAATCAATGGTGAAAGGCTGGAAACCCTGGGGGAAGAGATACCGCCAGCATCGCTTGAGCGCTCGACATGGGCCGATTCAGGAAGACAGGGAAACAGGATATGGACCCATGTTCTGCATGTGGACGGGTTTGGCAATTGTCTGCTTGGTCTGTGCATCAACCAGTGGGAAGGAGTATTGGGAAAGGTACGGGTCCTGAAAGGGCATCCATGGGGAGAGGGGGTGATCCCGGTTGCGACCTACAATGATTTGCAGCCCGGGCAAACAGGCATTCTTGCAGGTAGTCAGGGTGTTTACGAACTCTGTATGTGCCAGAGCAGTGCGGCCAGGGCGTTGCATCTAAAGCCTGGCAACCGGGTGGAATTGGAGGTGATCTCCTGA
- a CDS encoding SIMPL domain-containing protein: MENKDHGSALVLGVCLIIGLCGLGYVLGNAALQVKELERTVRVKGLSEREYKADVVIWPIQFTEASNNLEELYESLEAGTAKITRFLENKGVKAGDISLSAPSITDKSAQSYSDSRQAPFRYTAVQNVTVYSRDVPLVRSLMTQLGELGKQGIAFTGGGYDYQTEYLFTQLNQVKPDMIKEATTKAREVALKFAEDSKSRLGKIKRASQGQFSITPRDRNNPHIKRVRVVSTVEYYLSD, encoded by the coding sequence ATGGAAAACAAGGATCATGGAAGCGCGTTGGTTCTGGGCGTATGTCTGATCATCGGTTTGTGCGGTTTGGGATATGTTCTTGGGAATGCGGCCCTGCAAGTCAAGGAATTGGAGCGCACGGTCCGGGTCAAGGGACTTTCCGAGCGGGAATACAAGGCCGATGTGGTTATCTGGCCCATCCAGTTTACCGAGGCGAGCAACAACCTGGAAGAACTGTACGAATCTCTGGAAGCAGGCACAGCCAAGATCACCCGTTTTTTGGAGAACAAGGGGGTCAAGGCCGGTGATATTTCCCTGTCCGCACCCTCCATCACCGACAAATCGGCACAAAGTTACAGTGATTCCAGGCAGGCTCCCTTTCGGTACACTGCCGTGCAGAACGTGACCGTATACTCCCGTGATGTCCCCCTGGTCCGGTCCCTCATGACCCAACTGGGAGAACTGGGAAAACAGGGGATCGCGTTCACCGGCGGGGGGTATGACTATCAGACCGAGTATCTTTTTACCCAATTGAATCAGGTCAAGCCCGACATGATCAAGGAAGCCACTACCAAGGCCCGGGAAGTGGCCCTCAAGTTTGCCGAGGACTCCAAAAGCCGTTTGGGCAAGATCAAACGGGCTTCACAGGGGCAGTTCTCCATTACCCCAAGGGACAGGAACAACCCGCATATCAAGCGGGTCCGTGTGGTTTCCACTGTGGAATATTATTTGTCGGATTGA